The Clupea harengus unplaced genomic scaffold, Ch_v2.0.2, whole genome shotgun sequence genome segment ttcatgcctttatttcaagccggctTGATTATTTTAATGCAATTCTAACTGGCctccagggggaaaaaaacggagagacttcagctcattcaaaactctgcagctcgacTTTTAATCTGAACCAAAAGGAGAGAGCACAATAGTCCAgctttagctgctctgcactggcttctaGTAACATTTCAAATTGATTTTAAGGCCCTTCTCCTTATATACAAAGCCCtcaatgggctaggaccaagttacattgcaaactcctttgtcaatttctttgctgttaagcactttgagctgcattgttttgtatgaaaggtgctatacaaataaagttttattattattatgtgtatatgggctgaaaatacaagcagtatttcagcaaaattaaaatgtcacaataaataaaatgatgcagtgtcatatttgtgtaaaatctttgTGATATTTCTCTACCAGTCTATATGCTTCTTTGACTTCTGCCATTGTCTTTGTCAGTTCCATGtctttcagcttgtcaacaaatacatgtgTGCACTGTCCATTAGAGGGTCTCGAagcacattttgaaaatgtacaacaatggtgtaaaagtgagctacactcacGCAGCTTTAGGGGGAGCACAGTAGCAAAAAAGATCAACTCTCTCAGAATGTTGCTTTAATGCCAATACAGGCAAAACATCAGTCCTTTTGTTACCtcagtgcagcctttgacacagtTGATCATAATATCTTGCATAATATCTTTTTGATCActaccaaagttttttttttttaaatggtgctTGCTGTCTTCCATTGCTCACATGCTCAGGGCTATCCTTTGAGCCAAATACTTTTTGGTCTTGaaccagagacagaacaggaagGTTGTATTCATTCCTTCTTTGAAAAGACCTTTGAAGGAAAGAATTACAACATCAATGGGTCATTTCACAGTTTTAAGCTATTTACTTCacatttaaagcaacactgcGGAGGTTTTCATTATTCTGAATTTAGGTCTTCTTTAATCAGTTTTTAGAACATCCTCAACATCTTTTTTATGATCTATACCGTCTTGACGGAGAGATAACCACACCTGTATCTACGCGTCTTGACGGAGAGATAACCAcacctgtctttcccactaCCTTCTCAGGTTATCCACTATGTAGTTTTTTGCTCCACATCACAAACCCCACAGATTTTTCAAAAACAGCATTTACAGCATAACATCACCAAATAATTCCATCAGTTCTCAAGCTAACTGGCCTCAATAAGTGCTGCTGCCAGCTGTGTTATTTTTGGTGTTTGCAAAGGCAAATTTCCTAACCATTAATTAGTCGGCTTGTTACATTTAGACAAAACTCGtgtctgtaaatgtgataatttgcctgtctgtgtgtgagtgtgtttctgtctgtatgtgagtgtgtttctgtctgtgtgtgagtgtgtttctgtctgtgtgtgagtgtgtttctgtctgtgtgtgagtgtgtttctgtctgtgtgtgagtgtgtttctgtctgtgtgtgagtgtgtttctgtctgtgtgtgagtgtgtttctgtctgtgtgtgagtgtgtttctgtctgtgtgtgagtgtgtttctgtctgtgtgtgtacatgaaagtGTTCTTGAGTCATTTTGTGTCTCACTATGTCATCTTTGGCTGTGCAGATTGTAGATGCTGTATCCCAGCGGACTGAACAAACATGAtgcagaggaagctggcgcTGCTGGTTGGCATCGGTGCCTTAGCCATCCTTCTGATGCTGAAGTGGGAGCATGTGATAACCCTGATTAACGGAGAAAAAGCCTCAGTACAGTTTGCACTGCAGCCACGGCAACGGACCCACGGACACCATCACCCCCATCCCATTCTCCAGGCACCTCATGGTATCTGCCTTTAAGGACCACAGACTGGGCGGGGCCATCAGGGTGATCAGCATCATCTGCAGGCAGGAGCTGCAGCCGCTCTACTGTGTCCTATGCGCTAACGCTAAGGCTGATGCTAACGTTGATGCTAAGGCTGATGGGGCTCCGGGTCAGTGCACATCTTTCCAGGCAAAAGTTCACCAGCACAGCGATGACTTCGGCTTTCCTTTTGTGACTTCAGACGTGTTGTGCCTGAGTCCAGCGTTGCAGCAAGCCACACGTGTCAGCATAACAGCTAACCCATACGCCTTTcacaatttgacatttttatcgATCCAAAACCAGGAGGTCAAGGAATCGTTTAAGTACAACTTTACTGTATGCATATCTAACCTTTTTGGGGTGTACAATAATGCCCTCCAATTTGCACAAACCATGGAGGTGTACAAGCTTATAGGGGTTCAGAGGGTTGTCATCTACAACACCAGCTGTGGACCAGACGTTGAGAAAATTCTCAAGTACTACAGTAAAGAGGGTATGCTGGAGGTTGTGCCTTGGCCAATAGACAAGTTCCTTAAGCCATCTACTGGCTGGAGTTATGACTTACACCATGGGGACATTCATTATTATGGACAGCTGACCactctgaatgaatgcatatacagatacatgtaccaGTCAAAGTACCTTCTGATGAATGACATTGATGAGATCATTATGCCTTACAAGCATGCCAACCTGGAGAACTTAATGGGCATTTTACAGCAGCAGCGTCCCAACGCAGGGGTCTTCAAGATCGAGAACCACATTTTCCCCAAAACGCAGTTCGATGACAGCGGCCGATTTCGCCTGCCTCGGTGGAGGAGTGTGCCTGGTGTGAACATCCTGGAGCATGTCTACCGAGAGCCGGA includes the following:
- the LOC122131482 gene encoding uncharacterized protein LOC122131482, producing the protein MSSLAVQIVDAPQYSLHCSHGNGPTDTITPIPFSRHLMVSAFKDHRLGGAIRVISIICRQELQPLYCVLCANAKADANVDAKADGAPGQCTSFQAKVHQHSDDFGFPFVTSDVLCLSPALQQATRVSITANPYAFHNLTFLSIQNQEVKESFKYNFTVCISNLFGVYNNALQFAQTMEVYKLIGVQRVVIYNTSCGPDVEKILKYYSKEGMLEVVPWPIDKFLKPSTGWSYDLHHGDIHYYGQLTTLNECIYRYMYQSKYLLMNDIDEIIMPYKHANLENLMGILQQQRPNAGVFKIENHIFPKTQFDDSGRFRLPRWRSVPGVNILEHVYREPDRKHVFNPTKVLINPRSVEQTSVHTTLKQFGLVFNVPFDVCRIIHVRVPLQGQLSKDQLFVDKKLWEFEKLLIPSIDRALNESGVL